The Deltaproteobacteria bacterium genome has a window encoding:
- a CDS encoding TrkH family potassium uptake protein — MHLGAVFFVLGNLMMILGIALWLPMVVAFFIPMGTLFEVSQFFGLGVTSAIGLTLGQAIRLLTKDSAGKVGVREGFAIVSLAWVTMSLLGMLPYLLSGITFSVTDAFFETMSGFTATGATTFTEIEIMPAGILVWRSMTQWLGGMGIVVLSIALLPILGVGGYRLMKAESPGGIAYERETPRITDAAKELWVLYVVFTAVLMVILLLLGMSPLDAICHGFATLSTGGFSTHTQSIGYFENSAIHWVIIVFMLIGGLNFSIYSQALRRRFQAILANIEFRAFILLITGATIFGVYIVPTTGELGIDIRDAAFQVVTLATSSGFATVDYDTWPMAMQTILVMLMFIGGCMGSTAGGIKMMRVLVFAKTVSRELHRLLYPHGVRPVRIGRKVFKPGVVANIMAFGCVFSFAFIVGIFVMTACGYDLVTASSASVSMLSNMGPGLGAVGPAQNYAHLPDAAKWVMSFLMLLGRLELFSVVILFTPWVWRK; from the coding sequence ATGCATTTAGGCGCCGTTTTTTTTGTATTGGGTAACCTGATGATGATTCTCGGGATTGCTCTATGGTTGCCTATGGTGGTCGCGTTTTTTATTCCTATGGGAACTCTTTTTGAAGTCTCTCAATTTTTCGGTTTGGGAGTTACCAGTGCCATTGGGCTCACTCTGGGCCAAGCGATCCGCCTTTTGACGAAAGATTCGGCCGGAAAAGTTGGCGTGCGCGAGGGTTTCGCAATTGTAAGTCTTGCTTGGGTTACGATGAGTCTTCTTGGGATGCTTCCCTATTTGCTCAGCGGTATTACCTTTAGTGTGACGGATGCTTTTTTTGAGACGATGAGCGGTTTTACTGCCACGGGTGCAACGACCTTTACCGAAATTGAAATCATGCCTGCGGGTATTTTGGTGTGGCGCAGCATGACGCAGTGGCTCGGCGGAATGGGCATCGTGGTGTTGAGCATTGCCCTGCTACCGATTCTAGGGGTGGGTGGTTATCGCTTGATGAAAGCGGAAAGTCCGGGCGGCATCGCTTATGAGCGCGAGACGCCCCGTATTACCGATGCGGCCAAGGAGCTTTGGGTTCTTTATGTGGTCTTTACGGCGGTGTTGATGGTGATTCTTTTGCTCTTGGGAATGAGTCCACTTGATGCCATCTGCCATGGGTTTGCCACGCTTTCGACCGGCGGCTTTTCGACCCATACACAGAGTATTGGTTACTTTGAAAATTCAGCCATTCACTGGGTGATCATTGTTTTTATGCTTATTGGGGGCTTAAATTTCTCAATCTACAGCCAGGCCCTTAGACGCCGGTTTCAGGCGATTTTAGCCAATATCGAATTCAGGGCATTCATTTTGCTTATCACCGGTGCCACCATCTTTGGTGTCTATATCGTACCGACCACCGGCGAGCTTGGCATCGATATCCGAGACGCGGCATTTCAGGTTGTCACGCTTGCAACCTCTAGCGGCTTTGCCACCGTGGACTATGATACCTGGCCCATGGCGATGCAAACGATTCTTGTGATGTTGATGTTTATCGGTGGGTGTATGGGATCAACAGCAGGTGGCATCAAAATGATGCGTGTCTTGGTCTTCGCCAAAACTGTGAGCCGTGAACTTCATCGCTTGCTTTATCCGCATGGCGTTCGACCGGTACGTATCGGGCGTAAGGTATTTAAGCCCGGTGTGGTGGCAAATATTATGGCGTTTGGGTGTGTTTTCTCGTTTGCGTTTATTGTGGGGATTTTTGTGATGACCGCCTGTGGTTATGACCTTGTCACCGCCAGCAGCGCCAGTGTTTCGATGCTTAGCAACATGGGTCCTGGTTTAGGGGCTGTGGGCCCGGCTCAAAATTATGCCCATCTTCCTGACGCTGCAAAGTGGGTGATGAGTTTTCTAATGCTTTTAGGGCGTCTGGAATTGTTCAGCGTTGTGATTCTCTTTACCCCTTGGGTTTGGCGTAAGTAG